From a single Alkalihalophilus pseudofirmus genomic region:
- a CDS encoding YpoC family protein: MKYSLPADFRCEPFYNGSQSIVICSDDKPFERRLLTSYFYYDITEEERPWENPASFLLQMFVLWREREAELRSFFQKRDGKNGRTLMIAMTAVFIDALFWLNKKKVGQLQDIEAAAARLKHKPVNIEERLRFILIKPDSYHSFTQLRALMNELEKLTARSKAMGEW; the protein is encoded by the coding sequence ATGAAGTACTCACTTCCTGCCGATTTTAGGTGCGAGCCGTTTTATAATGGTTCTCAAAGTATAGTCATCTGTTCGGATGATAAACCATTTGAGCGAAGGCTCTTAACGAGTTATTTTTACTATGACATTACAGAAGAAGAGAGACCGTGGGAAAATCCCGCTTCCTTTTTACTCCAGATGTTTGTATTATGGAGAGAAAGAGAAGCGGAGTTACGATCTTTTTTTCAAAAGCGAGACGGAAAAAACGGCAGAACGCTAATGATCGCGATGACTGCAGTGTTTATAGATGCCTTATTTTGGCTCAACAAAAAGAAGGTTGGTCAGCTTCAAGATATTGAAGCTGCAGCAGCTCGGTTAAAGCATAAACCCGTTAATATTGAAGAAAGGCTTCGCTTTATATTAATCAAACCAGATAGTTATCACAGCTTTACTCAACTGCGAGCATTAATGAATGAGCTTGAAAAACTAACTGCACGAAGTAAAGCCATGGGGGAATGGTAA
- the asnS gene encoding asparagine--tRNA ligase produces MKTTIAKVGNYVEQEVTIGAWLANKRSSGKIAFLQLRDGTGFIQGVVVKAEVGEEAFQAAKNLTQESSLYVTGTVRADDRAPSGYELTVTKVEVIHEATDYPITPKEHGTEFLMDHRHLWLRSKRQHAVMKVRNEIIRATYEFFNQNDFAKVDPPILTGSAPEGTTELFATKYFDEDAYLSQSGQLYMEAAAMALGRVFSFGPTFRAEKSKTRRHLIEFWMIEPEMAFVEFDESLEIQEQYVSYLAKSVLENCQLELKTLGRDTEKLEKVQAPFPRISYDDAITFLHEKGFDDIKWGDDFGAPHETAIAEYYDKPVFITHYPTSLKPFYMQPDANREDVVLCADLIAPEGYGEIIGGSERIHSYELLEQRINEHNLSLDTYQWYLDLRKYGSVPHSGFGLGLERTVAWLSGVEHVRESIPFPRLLNRLYP; encoded by the coding sequence GTGAAAACAACAATCGCCAAGGTTGGAAATTATGTCGAGCAAGAAGTAACAATCGGTGCTTGGCTTGCTAATAAACGTTCAAGCGGTAAGATAGCTTTTTTACAACTGCGTGATGGAACTGGTTTTATTCAAGGTGTTGTCGTCAAAGCGGAAGTAGGCGAAGAAGCATTTCAAGCTGCTAAGAACTTAACGCAGGAAAGCTCATTATATGTAACGGGAACGGTACGTGCTGATGATCGTGCTCCGTCTGGTTATGAATTAACAGTCACGAAAGTAGAAGTGATTCACGAAGCTACTGATTACCCAATTACGCCAAAAGAGCATGGCACAGAATTTTTAATGGACCACCGCCATCTATGGCTTCGTTCAAAGCGCCAGCATGCAGTAATGAAGGTGCGTAATGAAATTATTCGTGCTACATATGAATTCTTCAATCAAAATGATTTTGCAAAAGTCGATCCGCCGATTTTAACAGGAAGCGCTCCTGAGGGTACAACGGAATTGTTTGCAACGAAATATTTTGATGAAGATGCTTATTTATCTCAAAGCGGTCAATTATATATGGAAGCTGCCGCTATGGCACTTGGACGTGTCTTTTCATTTGGCCCGACATTCCGAGCTGAAAAATCAAAAACACGTCGTCATCTGATTGAATTTTGGATGATTGAGCCTGAGATGGCATTTGTTGAATTTGATGAAAGTCTTGAAATTCAAGAACAATATGTTTCATACTTAGCTAAGTCAGTACTGGAAAACTGCCAGCTTGAGCTTAAGACATTAGGACGAGATACAGAAAAACTTGAAAAAGTACAAGCTCCTTTCCCGCGTATCTCTTATGATGATGCGATTACGTTCTTACATGAAAAAGGATTTGATGATATTAAATGGGGAGATGACTTTGGCGCACCGCATGAAACGGCCATTGCAGAATATTATGATAAGCCAGTGTTCATCACGCATTACCCTACATCGTTGAAACCTTTCTACATGCAGCCAGATGCGAATCGCGAGGATGTCGTTTTATGTGCAGACTTGATCGCTCCTGAAGGATACGGTGAAATTATCGGAGGATCAGAGCGTATTCACTCATATGAATTACTAGAACAGCGTATTAACGAGCACAACTTGTCACTTGATACGTATCAATGGTATTTAGATTTACGTAAATACGGTTCCGTTCCACATTCAGGATTTGGTCTTGGATTAGAGCGTACAGTAGCGTGGCTCTCTGGAGTAGAACACGTTCGTGAGTCGATTCCATTCCCGCGTTTGTTAAATCGTTTGTATCCTTAA
- a CDS encoding dynamin family protein, which produces MRVDVSQRVLTEPEIQRQAMIKDKEVDERFEVAFCGHFSAGKSTILNQLLGAEVLPTSPIPTSANIIGIKNGELGLLVERMDDTEKEWTGEIPWESVREWGMNGSDIRHMTIFAPLPFMHPQSVVYDTPGVDSTDPTHQAVTMEALYTTDLIVYVMDYNHIQSETNLYFLKQLTDENKPLYIVINQVDKHDESELSFDSFKQSVLDGFKEWGIEPLDLYFTSMKVHDHPLNQFTEFKQKIKAILHYSHELIPASKKRLNESFYLSVASRIEDEKQEKMEEVIEELSENGFDKEDLGRKQSIQEELKENVQAEKMIRETFEDEWAKLTKDVTLFPYETTELCREWIESMQPQFKVGLFFAKKKTEEERELRLKKLIESTQDKVKGQLEFHVHRLFEKYDRTHLSNKEAFEDAIRQVHVNVEPEHFEKALKTGPHDREYVFTFTKDRTAYFVKELKRLAEAVIETYISGLRSHWEGERLQLEAELTRFKEIETFTTKLDDIEAEFNMEKEEYFELAASYSDQGHYESQLEAMSEREVPQDVDQSVFHHVSLPEESVIETNWDEDASEKRARFDEEEANSWLTKLTTITQSHEAPEIVDREKRKLLDRVKRYHNRSFIISLFGAFSAGKSSFANALLGDAILPVSPHPTTATVTTVKQSNSEHKNLSASVEIKTPEQLNQEIKSVAKQLDESLTLDSLVKWRPKDTQQTTSWQRTYVSYLLTLKESLKKTEWTLGETLSVSHEQLTQYVADEKYACLIHHVTIYYDCPLTKEGIVLVDTPGVNSIHGRHTNVAFTQLRESDAIFYVTYYNHAFSKSDQHFLTQMAKVNDRFSTDKLYFILNAADLASSPAELNGVRKHIHDQLVNIGIDKPRLYPLSSKKGLEAKRSTSSPDEMFERFEKAFYTETIQELKQLSFSLIQEETRTYTEQLNETLNYMNASKEERLAKQNKKKAQVTKWKKHVEDVEPISAKRRTTQEINELFLYLRERVQYVLNDQYTDAVNVVTVTGKSKKAQHQSLAAAIKEWRNSGEYFLVQELGATILRVETSMKQALITWMRETEESIRNEFTHFMLDAEELNVQFDHQREHHIFTINPNDYLSFLSSLKSFFEEGGSRKLKDQLVSDGTEMAKAYLSQLEKEVDSEAVDLFDTLEAEMKKQILDSLDREYERLTVDMSEQEKQVIETEWKELEAIV; this is translated from the coding sequence ATGAGAGTAGATGTCAGCCAACGCGTATTAACGGAGCCTGAAATTCAACGACAAGCAATGATCAAAGATAAAGAGGTTGATGAACGATTTGAGGTCGCATTTTGCGGGCATTTTTCTGCCGGAAAATCAACAATCTTAAATCAACTATTAGGTGCTGAAGTGCTGCCTACAAGTCCAATCCCAACCAGTGCTAATATTATCGGCATTAAAAACGGGGAGCTTGGACTTTTAGTTGAACGGATGGATGATACCGAAAAAGAGTGGACGGGCGAAATTCCATGGGAAAGTGTCAGAGAATGGGGGATGAATGGATCTGATATCCGCCATATGACTATTTTCGCACCGCTTCCTTTTATGCACCCTCAAAGCGTCGTTTATGATACGCCGGGGGTGGATTCTACAGATCCAACTCATCAAGCCGTTACAATGGAAGCCCTGTACACAACAGACTTGATCGTCTATGTGATGGACTATAATCATATTCAATCCGAAACCAACTTATATTTTTTAAAGCAGTTAACAGATGAAAACAAACCGCTTTACATTGTGATCAATCAAGTGGATAAACATGATGAGTCAGAGTTGTCTTTCGATTCGTTTAAGCAGTCGGTGTTAGACGGGTTTAAAGAATGGGGCATCGAGCCTCTCGATTTATATTTTACGAGCATGAAAGTACATGATCATCCATTAAATCAATTCACTGAATTTAAACAAAAAATTAAAGCGATCTTGCACTACAGTCATGAGTTAATTCCAGCTTCAAAAAAGCGATTAAACGAAAGCTTTTATTTGAGTGTAGCTTCTAGAATAGAAGATGAGAAGCAAGAAAAAATGGAAGAGGTTATTGAGGAGCTTTCTGAAAATGGCTTTGATAAAGAAGATTTAGGACGGAAGCAATCTATTCAAGAAGAATTAAAAGAAAATGTTCAGGCCGAAAAAATGATCCGTGAAACGTTTGAAGACGAGTGGGCAAAACTGACAAAAGATGTCACCTTGTTTCCTTACGAAACAACTGAGCTATGCCGTGAATGGATTGAGTCGATGCAGCCTCAATTTAAAGTTGGCTTGTTTTTCGCTAAGAAGAAAACAGAAGAAGAAAGAGAGCTTCGTTTAAAGAAATTAATCGAAAGCACGCAAGATAAGGTAAAAGGGCAGCTCGAGTTTCATGTGCATCGTCTTTTCGAAAAGTATGACCGTACTCATTTATCAAATAAAGAAGCGTTTGAAGATGCAATTCGTCAGGTGCATGTAAACGTGGAACCAGAGCACTTTGAAAAAGCACTTAAAACGGGTCCTCATGACCGTGAGTATGTGTTTACGTTTACCAAAGATCGTACCGCTTATTTTGTAAAGGAGTTAAAAAGACTTGCTGAAGCAGTGATTGAAACCTATATCTCGGGGCTAAGAAGTCATTGGGAAGGTGAAAGGCTGCAATTAGAAGCAGAATTAACTCGCTTTAAAGAAATTGAAACATTTACAACCAAACTAGACGATATTGAAGCAGAATTTAACATGGAAAAAGAAGAGTACTTTGAGCTTGCAGCCTCATACTCCGATCAAGGTCACTATGAAAGTCAGCTTGAGGCAATGAGTGAACGTGAGGTTCCGCAAGATGTAGACCAATCAGTCTTTCACCATGTCTCCTTACCTGAAGAAAGTGTCATTGAAACAAACTGGGATGAGGATGCTAGTGAGAAAAGAGCTCGTTTTGATGAGGAAGAAGCGAACAGCTGGCTAACAAAGCTTACTACGATTACACAATCGCATGAAGCACCTGAAATAGTGGATCGTGAAAAGCGAAAGCTCTTAGATCGAGTGAAAAGATATCACAACCGTTCCTTCATCATCTCATTATTTGGAGCATTTAGTGCGGGTAAATCAAGCTTTGCTAATGCTTTATTAGGCGATGCCATATTACCGGTTTCCCCGCATCCTACAACAGCTACTGTTACCACCGTTAAGCAGTCAAACAGTGAACATAAAAACTTGAGTGCAAGCGTCGAGATAAAAACGCCCGAGCAGCTGAATCAAGAGATTAAATCGGTAGCGAAGCAGTTAGATGAATCACTGACGCTTGACAGCTTAGTAAAATGGCGTCCTAAAGATACACAACAAACAACAAGCTGGCAAAGAACATATGTCTCTTATTTATTAACATTAAAAGAAAGCTTAAAAAAGACTGAGTGGACGCTAGGAGAGACGTTATCTGTTTCCCATGAGCAGCTCACGCAATACGTGGCAGATGAAAAGTATGCCTGTTTGATTCACCATGTGACAATATACTATGACTGCCCGTTGACAAAAGAGGGGATCGTTTTAGTCGATACGCCTGGAGTAAACTCCATTCACGGTCGTCATACAAATGTAGCTTTTACTCAATTAAGAGAGTCTGATGCGATTTTTTATGTTACGTATTATAATCATGCGTTCTCGAAGTCAGATCAGCATTTCCTTACACAAATGGCTAAAGTCAATGATCGCTTCAGTACGGATAAATTGTATTTTATTTTAAATGCAGCAGACCTTGCGAGCAGTCCGGCAGAGTTAAACGGAGTTAGAAAACACATTCATGATCAGCTTGTAAATATTGGCATTGATAAGCCTCGACTATATCCTTTATCAAGTAAGAAAGGGTTAGAGGCGAAACGCAGCACCTCTTCTCCTGATGAAATGTTTGAACGGTTTGAGAAGGCATTTTATACAGAGACGATTCAAGAATTAAAGCAGTTAAGCTTCTCATTAATTCAAGAAGAAACAAGGACTTATACAGAGCAGTTAAATGAAACGCTGAATTATATGAATGCGAGCAAGGAAGAGCGTCTAGCTAAACAAAATAAGAAAAAAGCGCAAGTCACTAAGTGGAAGAAGCATGTTGAGGACGTTGAACCGATCTCAGCAAAAAGAAGAACGACCCAAGAAATTAACGAGCTATTCCTATATCTGCGTGAACGCGTTCAATATGTATTAAATGATCAATACACAGATGCGGTTAATGTAGTTACTGTTACTGGAAAATCCAAAAAAGCTCAACACCAAAGCCTTGCTGCAGCCATTAAAGAGTGGAGAAACTCAGGTGAATACTTCTTAGTACAAGAATTAGGAGCAACGATATTGCGAGTAGAAACCTCTATGAAGCAGGCTCTAATTACGTGGATGAGAGAGACTGAGGAGTCCATTAGAAATGAATTTACGCATTTTATGTTAGATGCTGAAGAGTTGAATGTCCAATTTGATCATCAAAGAGAACATCATATTTTCACTATAAACCCTAATGACTATCTTTCATTTTTATCTTCGTTAAAGAGCTTTTTTGAAGAAGGGGGAAGTCGTAAGCTAAAAGACCAGCTCGTATCTGACGGTACAGAAATGGCTAAAGCGTATTTGAGTCAGCTAGAAAAAGAAGTAGACAGTGAAGCAGTAGATCTTTTTGATACTCTTGAAGCAGAGATGAAAAAACAAATTTTAGACAGTCTTGACCGTGAGTATGAACGCTTAACTGTTGATATGTCAGAGCAAGAAAAGCAAGTGATTGAGACAGAGTGGAAAGAGCTGGAGGCTATCGTTTGA
- the nth gene encoding endonuclease III, with product MLSKKQTIEVLDIIAEMYPDAECELTHSNPFELLIAVVLSAQCTDALVNKVTPGLFAKYKQPEDYIAAPLEELEEDIRRIGLFRSKAKNIKKLSQSLVEQYNGEVPKDRDELVKLAGVGRKTANVVTSVAFGVPAIAVDTHVERVSKRLGICRWKDNVNVVEQTLMKKIPIELWSDSHHRLIFFGRYHCKAQSPKCETCPLLDRCREGKKRMKAKGLL from the coding sequence GTGTTATCAAAAAAGCAAACAATAGAAGTGTTAGATATTATTGCAGAAATGTATCCAGATGCAGAATGTGAATTAACCCATTCTAATCCGTTTGAATTGTTAATTGCGGTTGTACTATCAGCTCAATGTACAGATGCTCTTGTTAATAAAGTGACACCAGGTTTATTTGCTAAATATAAGCAGCCTGAAGATTATATTGCTGCTCCTCTTGAAGAACTTGAAGAAGATATTCGCAGAATCGGTTTATTTAGAAGTAAAGCAAAAAATATAAAAAAATTATCACAATCACTAGTTGAACAATATAATGGAGAAGTACCAAAAGATAGAGATGAACTAGTGAAGCTGGCAGGCGTGGGCCGTAAAACTGCGAATGTCGTTACATCTGTCGCATTTGGAGTTCCTGCTATTGCAGTAGATACTCATGTAGAAAGAGTATCAAAACGGCTAGGAATATGCAGATGGAAAGATAATGTCAATGTAGTAGAACAGACGTTAATGAAGAAAATCCCAATCGAATTATGGTCTGATTCACATCACAGACTTATTTTCTTTGGTCGTTATCATTGTAAGGCTCAATCACCTAAATGTGAAACCTGTCCGTTACTAGACAGGTGCCGAGAAGGGAAAAAGAGAATGAAAGCAAAAGGACTGCTCTAA
- a CDS encoding DUF5590 domain-containing protein, translating into MKKIIFTGLVVGFLALVGTSAYAYHIIRAPLVESYNEAKDLALSNQHLQTVEGAHYYHGTEAYYVLTGTNDDNDEMIVFVGDDLETVHELKRADGISYDQAMEIAQRELPDRKIEKIRLGYTRGVPVYEVMYNDQNARTGYYYLTFEDGSFLKRYSIRNINR; encoded by the coding sequence ATGAAAAAGATTATATTTACGGGACTGGTTGTAGGCTTTTTAGCTCTTGTTGGTACAAGTGCATATGCCTATCACATTATCCGCGCACCGCTCGTTGAAAGCTATAATGAAGCGAAAGATTTGGCGCTCTCTAATCAGCATCTTCAAACAGTTGAAGGAGCCCACTACTACCATGGTACAGAAGCATATTATGTTTTGACCGGTACTAATGATGACAATGACGAAATGATCGTTTTTGTTGGTGATGACCTAGAAACTGTTCATGAGCTGAAACGAGCGGATGGAATTTCTTATGATCAAGCGATGGAGATTGCCCAACGCGAATTACCAGATAGGAAAATTGAGAAAATTCGTCTCGGCTATACACGAGGGGTTCCTGTGTATGAAGTGATGTACAATGACCAAAATGCTCGAACAGGGTATTATTATCTAACGTTTGAAGACGGGTCCTTTCTAAAAAGATACAGCATTCGAAATATAAATAGATAA
- a CDS encoding DnaD domain-containing protein translates to MNQNFLLQWMKQKQVIIPALLIEHYSKLGINEQEFAGIIHVQAFIEQGEPFPTPDRLSERMSLTTAECAKLMGGLVKKGFLSLDKHWDNEGILFEFYSLEPLYEKLCTFLQSKEIEGQEKREEETAGNLYQVFEKEFCRPLSPIEAETLSMWIDQDQHSSELIIGALREAVISGKLNFRYIDRILFEWKRNGVKTVAQARAHGEKFRAHQKPKKTEKERVRADAYPSFNWLEK, encoded by the coding sequence ATGAATCAGAATTTTTTACTGCAATGGATGAAGCAAAAGCAGGTCATTATTCCTGCCTTGCTTATTGAGCATTATTCAAAGCTTGGTATAAATGAGCAAGAATTTGCTGGAATTATTCACGTACAAGCTTTTATTGAACAAGGAGAACCTTTTCCAACTCCCGATCGACTAAGCGAGCGTATGAGTCTGACAACGGCTGAATGCGCCAAGCTGATGGGCGGACTTGTTAAGAAAGGGTTTTTATCATTAGATAAGCATTGGGATAACGAAGGGATCTTATTTGAATTTTATTCATTAGAGCCTTTATACGAAAAGTTATGCACATTCCTTCAATCAAAAGAAATTGAGGGTCAAGAAAAAAGAGAAGAAGAAACAGCAGGTAACCTATATCAAGTTTTTGAAAAAGAATTCTGCCGGCCATTATCACCTATTGAAGCGGAAACGTTATCGATGTGGATTGACCAAGACCAGCATTCCTCAGAACTAATAATCGGGGCTCTCAGAGAAGCGGTCATATCAGGGAAGCTGAATTTTAGGTATATTGATCGGATTTTATTTGAATGGAAACGAAACGGAGTCAAAACGGTGGCTCAAGCAAGAGCTCACGGAGAAAAGTTCAGAGCGCACCAAAAACCGAAGAAAACGGAAAAAGAACGTGTAAGAGCAGACGCGTACCCAAGCTTTAATTGGCTAGAAAAATAG
- a CDS encoding pyridoxal phosphate-dependent aminotransferase has translation MKLAQRVSALTPSTTLAITAKAKELKEQGHDVIGLGAGEPDFNTPQYIIDAAVRSMEEGHTKYTPSGGLPALKKAVIEKFKEDQGLDYAPSEIIVGTGAKHILYTLFQALLDEADEVIIPTPYWVSYPEQVKLAGGEPVYVEGLESNDFKITAEQLEAVITPKTKAVIINSPSNPTGSLYSKEELKQLGDVCLKHDILIVSDEIYEKLVYGEVTHTSIAEVSDELKRQTVVVNGVSKSHSMTGWRIGYAAGPAELIKAMTNLASHSTSNPTTSAQYGAIAAYTEDDGSVEVMRSAFEDRLNKVYEKLVAIPGVSCVKPKGAFYLFPNVSEAAKLNGYDDVDKWVEALLAEEKVALVPGSGFGAPHNVRLSYATSLEALEEALIRIERFVRAKTK, from the coding sequence ATGAAATTAGCACAAAGAGTTTCTGCATTAACACCATCGACAACACTAGCCATTACTGCAAAAGCAAAAGAACTAAAAGAACAAGGACATGATGTCATTGGTCTAGGAGCGGGTGAGCCTGACTTTAATACGCCACAGTACATAATCGATGCAGCGGTTCGCTCCATGGAAGAAGGGCACACAAAATATACGCCATCAGGCGGTCTGCCTGCTTTAAAAAAAGCTGTTATTGAAAAGTTTAAAGAAGACCAAGGCTTAGATTATGCACCGAGTGAAATTATTGTAGGAACTGGTGCTAAACATATTCTTTACACGTTGTTCCAGGCACTTTTAGACGAAGCGGATGAAGTTATTATTCCTACACCTTATTGGGTGAGCTATCCTGAACAAGTGAAGCTTGCAGGCGGTGAACCAGTCTATGTAGAGGGACTTGAAAGTAATGATTTTAAAATAACGGCAGAGCAGTTAGAAGCAGTTATTACACCGAAAACAAAAGCGGTTATTATTAACTCTCCATCAAACCCAACAGGCTCTCTTTATTCAAAAGAGGAATTAAAGCAGCTTGGAGATGTTTGCTTAAAGCATGACATTCTAATTGTATCTGATGAAATTTATGAGAAGCTTGTTTATGGTGAAGTAACTCATACATCGATTGCTGAAGTTTCTGATGAGTTGAAGAGACAAACGGTTGTTGTAAATGGGGTTTCTAAATCACATTCTATGACAGGGTGGAGAATTGGCTATGCAGCAGGTCCTGCAGAACTTATTAAAGCGATGACGAACCTAGCAAGCCATAGCACATCAAACCCGACAACAAGTGCACAGTACGGTGCGATTGCGGCTTACACAGAAGATGATGGATCTGTAGAAGTGATGCGTTCTGCTTTTGAAGACCGTCTTAACAAAGTGTATGAAAAGCTTGTTGCCATCCCTGGAGTGTCTTGTGTTAAACCTAAAGGAGCATTTTACCTGTTTCCAAATGTAAGCGAGGCGGCTAAGTTAAATGGGTATGACGATGTCGATAAGTGGGTAGAAGCCTTATTAGCAGAAGAAAAAGTAGCATTAGTTCCTGGTTCTGGCTTTGGAGCACCACATAATGTCCGCTTATCGTATGCGACCTCACTTGAAGCTTTAGAAGAAGCATTAATTCGTATTGAGCGATTTGTTCGTGCAAAAACAAAATAA
- a CDS encoding amidohydrolase → MSILIHTVSIRTDEKSSNWIEDGYIIINEGVFKKIADGKPSEKELTEAGEVINGRGKWVCPGLVNTHGHAGMSLLRGYSDDLPLDQWLKEKMWPFEGKLDLEATKAARGLAMVEMIRSGTTTFLEMYHLFMHEFAQDITDAGMRATLMRSMIGLCSKEEQKEKLLEAVEFAKTWHKGADSRIQTMLAPHAPYTCPPEFIEMIVEEAIKLDLPIHMHLAETRKEVREHIQQYHHHPLEHLEKLGFLNEARWLFAHGVHLNEEHIDLLAEYKAGISHNPISNLKLGSGVAPIAEMLQKGVEIGIGTDSVASNNTLDMIEEMRMAAFIHKGIAEDPILIPAEVAIKMATKNGAQLLEHDKTGEIKTGYKADFMIIDSHGAHMQPASNRDSHIVYAAKSSDITDVYVDGLPLMRNKELLTLDEEKIKFEANEHYQRVRSYI, encoded by the coding sequence ATGTCGATTTTAATACATACTGTTTCGATTAGAACCGACGAGAAAAGTTCTAATTGGATTGAAGATGGCTATATCATCATAAATGAGGGAGTATTTAAGAAAATTGCAGACGGTAAACCGAGTGAAAAAGAATTAACTGAGGCAGGTGAAGTGATTAACGGCCGCGGTAAGTGGGTGTGTCCGGGGTTAGTCAATACCCACGGGCATGCCGGAATGTCCCTTTTGCGGGGATATTCAGATGACCTGCCGCTTGATCAGTGGCTAAAAGAAAAAATGTGGCCTTTTGAGGGGAAGCTGGACCTGGAGGCAACAAAAGCAGCACGTGGCTTAGCAATGGTTGAGATGATTCGATCCGGAACAACGACATTTCTTGAGATGTATCACTTATTTATGCATGAATTTGCCCAAGATATAACCGATGCAGGCATGCGCGCAACATTAATGCGCTCAATGATTGGTTTGTGTTCTAAAGAGGAACAGAAAGAAAAGCTTTTAGAGGCAGTTGAATTTGCAAAGACGTGGCACAAAGGAGCAGATTCTCGCATCCAAACGATGCTTGCTCCTCATGCTCCCTACACCTGCCCGCCGGAATTTATCGAAATGATTGTTGAAGAAGCTATAAAGCTGGATCTCCCAATACATATGCATTTGGCAGAGACGAGAAAAGAGGTCCGAGAACATATTCAACAGTATCATCATCACCCGCTTGAACACTTAGAGAAGCTGGGCTTCTTAAATGAGGCTAGATGGTTATTTGCCCACGGCGTACATCTAAACGAGGAACATATCGACCTATTAGCCGAATATAAAGCCGGTATCAGCCACAACCCGATTTCTAATTTGAAGCTGGGGTCAGGTGTAGCACCTATTGCAGAAATGCTGCAAAAAGGGGTGGAAATAGGGATTGGCACCGATAGTGTTGCTTCAAATAACACACTTGATATGATCGAAGAAATGAGAATGGCTGCATTTATTCATAAAGGAATTGCCGAGGATCCAATTTTAATACCTGCTGAGGTGGCGATTAAGATGGCGACTAAAAACGGGGCACAATTATTGGAGCATGATAAGACAGGCGAAATTAAAACAGGATATAAAGCTGATTTTATGATCATCGATTCACATGGAGCCCACATGCAGCCTGCGTCTAACCGTGATTCGCATATCGTGTATGCAGCAAAAAGCTCAGATATCACGGATGTATACGTGGATGGCTTGCCTTTAATGAGAAACAAAGAGCTGCTAACGTTAGATGAAGAAAAGATTAAATTTGAAGCGAATGAGCATTATCAAAGGGTTAGATCATACATTTAA
- a CDS encoding YpmA family protein: MGKKMEVLSTVRVQKASDLYKIVDSLNRTLKEQDLMFGLSLDDKNEEQMVFTIYRT, translated from the coding sequence ATGGGTAAAAAAATGGAAGTATTATCCACGGTCAGAGTGCAAAAAGCGAGTGATTTATACAAAATTGTCGATTCTCTCAATCGCACGCTGAAAGAACAGGATTTAATGTTTGGTTTATCATTAGATGATAAAAATGAAGAGCAAATGGTGTTCACAATTTATAGAACGTAG